TACTGTGATGTTTATGTAGGCAGGTTTCCATTGGCACATGTTTATTCGAAAAAAGCAAtgtcaaaaacaaaacaaaaaatcctTGCAATGCTCATGGAAACTGCAGATAGTTTTCTGAAGATCGATAATATTTTTCTGTTTTCCGAATAGTAATTATGGCCGACAACATTTGAAGGTACGTGGAGCACGTGATATCACAAACTCAATTCCACATTTAATAAATTGCCTAATGCTTGCAAATAAACATGTGAaactataaaaatatatattgactTTCAAGAATACCTGAATTGCTTGGCCTTTTCTGGTTGGCTGAAAAGTTACCATGCAATTATTTAAGATCTACAATAGTGCAAGTTTTACCATAGAGTGGACTCGTAGCGATCGTTGACATGAAACATGGGAAATAGTATTCTATCCATGCTGGTTTAGGTGGCCTACAAGAGACTTGAAACACAGGTGTGAGGGCATACACGCTGGCGCCAATTTATTAATGGATTATTTTCCTAAATGGGTGATGGAAACACTTGTCATTCGAAACTAGGTTTTTGCGAGAAAAAAACAAGTTTTATATAGGTGTAACGTCATTATGTCCAGCAGTTTATCAACCCAAGATAGTTGAATGGAAACGCACACTAGCAGGCAATTACCGTATCTATTTTGTGTGAATGCTGTGAGTGAACTCGGATGCAAAAATATCTTTCCTTCCAGGCAAATTGGACGTTCATCGTTTCACTCAACATTATTACATCCGCATGCAATCACAATTAGAAACTCATTTGCCCACCCAAAATAATGAATCCAATACTTAGACAGAGAATCCCTCCATCCGTGAGGAAATTACTGACTGACATTGGACCAAATGATCAGCACCGAATGGACTGACACGGAGTCTGATACTATCACTAGAGATCGAATTGAACTTCCTGCCAGAGTAATCACCAATAACAATGATTTTCTGACACCAGCTGCAGGGAAAGATAATGGAGATGCTGATCATACAGATACCACAAAACAAAGTGTGCAGGCTGTGCTTATCCAAACCCTCTTGCTATACCTGTCCACAATACAACGTACCTAACTGTGGAATGGAATACTACCGAACTACAAATCATTCCGTGTGCTCAGAGGAATTCTATAAGGAATTTGTTTTACAGAAGCTGAACACATGGGAGATACAGAGAGTGGGGGGAGGAAGAAGATGCAGGATATTCTGTTTAGGAAGAAACatggggaagagggggggatggagTGTTTTAAAGGCTGTTGAGGAAATGGGAGGTAGTGAGGAGACAAAGGAAAGAGCACAGGTTATAGAGCTCCTCTCCAGGTTAGCAGAAATTCAGTCATctagggaagtgggtgtggaggAGATTAAGGACATTTTAACCAAACTCAAATAGTTAGGAGACGAGGATGAAGTAGCAGTGCAGGTGGTCGCTGCAAATATTGGAGACAGTCGCTGCAGACATGGAGAAGGGGTTTGAAGAGAGTGAGGAgctggactttctgacaggctCTCTGGGCTGAATATCGATGCTTTCTTAGAAGAGGCACTGTGGAACCTGTTGAGCAGCCAGGAGAAGGAGAAGTTCAGAAATCTGGGCTCTGGTTCCCCTGTGGAAACCCTAGTGGGAGCAGCACCAGGAGGGAGAAAGCCCAGATGGAGCTACTGGAGGAGGAGATGATGCCGCAGGACAGGAAGGGAGGAGTACAAGAGAAGCAGTGAAGACAGATGATAAAGGACAGAAGGGGCATGTTCACCCAGTTGTGAAGAAAGTGTCAAAGTCAAATTGTGGTCATCGCGGATATCGAAGTCAAGGCTTCTGGGGAAGGACTTGAGAGTGTGGGTAAATCAGTGAAagagcagggacagagaaagggTAAACACAGAAAGGAGGTGAGGAAGGCCAAGGGGACAAAATCGACCTCTAATGTGCTTCCAGTCAATGACAAAATCCCACCTCTGAGCTCCTGGTcttcccatccatccaccccctctTGTTTGCAATGGCTTGGTCAATGCTCTGTTTGGCAACACCTTCGCCCTATGCCTGATGATCAATGGTGACATCGAGTCAGACCTAACTCAGGAGTTCTGCCAGATGGTTCTGACTGTGTCCGAGGCTCTGAGCTCAGGCAGGGTGTTCAGCTCCCTTCAGGGGGCCCTTCAGGGAGGGGAGGCATCCATTTTGTCCAGGGGGTTACTTTGACCGAGAGGACCCCAACCAGAGCTGTGGAATCCGTGGCTCATATTCTGACTGGGAGAAGTAAGGATGATGTTGGATACTGCTTGGCAGCTTTGAGACAACTCCGTACTGTGCTATCCCAGGCCAGGGCAGCTCTGCCCAAAGGGGGAGATGAACGGGGATATgagaaataagtatttgaaaTAAGAAATGTGAGTTCTTTCAAGCTTGGGGGTCTAACAATACCCAGGAGGTGAGAAGGCTGGCTGCTGATTTATGGAGAGAGCacaggaaggaggaggatgagatgagtgCTTTGGAGAAGAGTTGAAGAAAAGTGAAGGATGTGTTGATTGAGAATGTTTTAGTAATCTATAACAGTTAATAAAGAGACTCATATTTACCCATCTTATTTTCAATTCAAATTCAGGGCCAGACTGGTATTACTTGTTTGCATACAATTTTGTAAACATTTATTCTGACTGCAATTACTATTGtttattgtgtttttttgttgtaaaaAAATCACAACAAAGTTATGCAATAACGTTAAGGTAAACTTAAGGCTTCAATTTCAGTTTTCAAATATTAAAGAAACAGGCTAACACTCGTCACTCTCCAAATATCGTCCAACATGACCATTTCAATACATGCATACATTTTCCTgatcatttgaatatctttcagATCAGTGCTAATACACCACAGTTACTGAAAAGTGACTCATCTGTTCATTTGAAATAAAGTGTAGGGCTGGTTTCTTGGACAGAGATGAAGCCTACTCCTGTGCTAAAACACACTTTAAATGGAGATTCCCCATCGagcatgctttttagtccaggactaggcttaatctgtgtctgggaaaccagtccATAGTGTCCAATCTTGAGGAAGAAAGGAAAGATCAGTATGAAAGCTAATGCTCAAGATTGATCGTGCTTGAGACTCACTAGAAAGACATCACTACTGTGAACAAATGGTAAAGCCACTGGGCCAAACTGTCAGCTTGTCTGGCCAGTTTATATAGAGTCAGAAGTGCCACTTTCTCCACAGTCATCATGTGTAAAGTACATATTCATTattacagagaaaagacaggattTCAGTAGTTTTTGTTCAGTCTAGTCTGTTGAGGTTCAGAAAGTGCACTTTATACAACACAGCTGGCCATCATATGCAGTATCCATCCCTCGCATGCTCTCGGGCCCCAGCTCTGCCCTGACTGCTTCGGTCGAAGCTTAGCTCAGTAGATATAGGGCAAGATCCTGTAGGGCACGCGCCTGCAGTAGCTGTCCCATGCCAGGCCATACTTGGCCCTGCAGTGCCTCTCGTCACGGGCCTCTCGGTGAATTAACAGGACAGTGAAGTACACAACATAAAAGTAAGGTAGAAGATGGTTGAATCCTGGAAcaagacatacagtacataggaTCAGaataaagtgccttcagaaagtattcagaccccttgatattttggtacgttacagccttatcctaaaatggatctacacaatctacacacaatgccccacaataaaaaaaacaggtttagacatttttgtaaatgtattaaaaatataaaacagataccttatttacccATCTTTGCTACACGACtcaaaaattgagctcaggtgcatcctgtttccattgatcaccatTGATGTTTCAacttggagtccacatgtggtaaattctattgatttgacatgatttggaaaggcacacacctgtctatatcaggtcccacagttgacagtgcatgtcagaggaaaaaccaagccatgacgtcAAAGgatttgtccgtagagctccgagacaggattgtgtcgaggcacagatctggggaagggtacctaaacatttctgcagcattgaaggtccccaagaacacagtgaacaTAATTCTtcaatagaagaagtttggaaccaccaagacttcctagagctggccacacgGCAAAAATTAGGAATGGGGGGAGAGGGGcattggtcaaggaggtgaccagtaacccaatggtcactctgacagagctttagagttcCTATGTGCAGattgaagaaccttccagaaagacaaccatctctgcagcactccatcaatcatgcctttatgatagagtggccagacagaagccattcctcagtcaaaggcacacgacagctcgcttggagttttccaaaaggcacataaagactctcaaaacatgagaaacaagattctctggtctgatgaaaccaagattgaactctttggcctgaatgccaagcgtcacgtctggaggaaaactggcaccatccctacagcgaagcatggtggtggcagcatcatgctgtggggatgtttatcagcggaagggagactagtcaggatcgagggaaaaatgaacagagcaaagtacagagagagccttgatgaaaacctgctgcagagagctcaggacctaagactgggggcgaagattcaccttccaacaggacaacgactctaagcacacagccaagacaatgcaggagtggcttcgggaaaagtctttgaatgtccttgagtgacccagccagagcccggacctgaACCAGATCAAAcatgtctggagagacctgaaaatagctgtgcagtgacgctccccattcaacctgacagagcttgagaggatctgcagagaagaatggcagaAACTTCCTAAATAtaggcgtgccaagcttgtagcatcatacccaagaagactcgaggctgtaattactgccaaaggttcttcaacaaaatactgagtaaagggtctgaatacttatgtaaataagatatcaGTTTTGTTAGTTGTAAAAAATcaataaaaaaacataaaaaaaaaacagtttttgctttgtcattatggggtattgtatgtagatcaatgataatatatatatatatatatatatatattttagaataaggctgtaatgtaacaaaatgtggaaaaagtcaaggtgtctgacaTGCTGGCTGGATGCAGAGAGGGTCTATTTGATCTCTACTTACCACACGGCAGGGACCATGCCAGGGCCATGAGAAGGTCTCCTAGGTAGTTAGGATGGCGTACGAGGCCCCACCAGCCAGACACCAAAAGGCGCTTCCCAGTTGCTGTGGCAATAGTCTCCAGGTCTACAGGCACAGGgggaaattatatatatatttctttcgTTTTGGACGTGGCgttacctttattgaactaggcaagtcagttaagaacaaattcgtattttcaatgactgcctaggaacagtgggttaacttccttgttcaatgacagattttcaccttgtcagctcggggattcgatctagcaacctttcggttactagtccaacacgctacctgccgccccatttgaGAGAGATCAGATTGCAAATTATTCACACTCCATCTGCTCTTTCTGTTGGGGCCAGATTCTACTCTGTGGTGCCTCCTACCGTCCACTGTATTCATTATGCACTTTGTTCCATTATGGAAAACAAAATTTGAAACAGCCAGTAATAAAGATTTCATCAGAGAGATGGCCCAATTCGATCTATCCTCTCAAAACTGTTAAACTGATTTAAGAAAACTGTATTAATTCCAAACTAAAAACGTGTGGAAGTTGCCATGCCAGGAAATCTAATCAAGAAGTTGAATACTAACTTGCAACACTGGGATGTGTAGGGTCCCGTCTGAATTGGTTCTTCTGGGAGTTTGATTTTCTGAAAATATAATACCCAGCACCTAATGACAAGAAGAGATAAAATACATTCCATTAATAAGGGGACAAACAAATATAACAAACAAAACAAAGTGCAGAATGTACACTTTCCCACCCCACATCTTAAAACATGATTTACCATTCAATGTGACTATAGCTGTGGCTCCTAGAGGACTAAGGGACTGTGGGTGCACGACCAGGAAGGCAGCTTGCAGGCTGTACGTAAAGGGAACCCAGGCCAGGTCCCCAAAGACCAACATAAACCCAAAGCCATCATGCACTATGTCCATGGTGGTCAGCACAGCCTCCTGCAACATCACAGAGAAAGCATCAGTCAAGAAAATATATTCCACTGTCAAATGAAACATACAGCACTGTAGAAATGTAATGAATTTTAGGGCTCAATATACATCTGCATTGTAACACCACAACACATTCAATTGGCATCACTCTGTTATACCACTGTTATTTCCTAGCTATTCCTGTGGACTGTCCTCTCACCTCATTCCACAGAGCATCCGCCACGTAGAGCAGCTGGAAGCTGTTGACCAGTATCATGGCCAGGGAGGCGGAGTCCCGTAGCTCCACCTCTTTCATTAGCATCCCAAAGTTAATCACCACCTAATTGGAAgagagtgttttttttttttttacatatcaaCACAACTATATTTGACTTCATATAATATAGTCACACTTGCTCCATTTCCACTCACCCAGCCAATCAGACCTGGTCTCAGCTCACAAAAATACTTCAGATCAAAGCTTCCAATCCGCGGGTTCAGCTCTCGCCCCATAAAGAAATCATACAGGGGGTTTCCTGTGTGAGATATAGCAGGCGTGAGCCTATACAGGAAAACCTCTAATGCATTTTGATGCATGTTGTTTACTTGATATTTTATGTTACTTCTCTAATCCTGCACCACCCTTACCTGTGTTTCCCCCCTGGGCGAGGGCATGGTGAGGGGCCCAGAAGGAACAtatgtagaggtagagggagaggaggaatgacaCCCCAATAGCACACACTGCCAGAGGCAACAACAGCTCAAAGAGATACCCCAGAGGCATCCCCAGCCATAGTGACAATGTCAACAGCACAGCTGTGATGCAAAGGGCATGAAAACctgtagaaggagagagaaaaagagaaagatagaaacaGAGCTTGAAAGGGTGAGGGAGCAGGTGGGAGGGATAGATACAATAGATAATTAGTTGGGAGAAGGAATCATTAAAAAAACAAGTTGAGTTTGGACTGAGTAGCTTGCAACAAGATATATCATTGTGGACTAATGGCCTGCATAGCTCAAGGTCAATGACACCTGCAGTAGATGAAAACATAACCAGTTAACTCTTCGCACCCAGCTCAAAGCAAACCTGCTTAAAATTGAAACTGTACACATTGGAACACACTACTTCAAAGCTTTATTTCTGCACCCGCCAACCCTACAATACCGTTTATGGGGTACTTGAGTCTTGAGCTATCTTTTAGCACCATCCCCTCAGACACCTGCAGGTAAGACAGAGATATGTGTATCAGCCAAACCTCACATGACAACGTAGTCAAGAGACAAGGACTCCAGAACTCAAAGGTATTCATAATGAACAGCTCGTCTCACCTTCCCCATAGGCAGCAGGTAAAAGAAGCTCTGGAGGGCCATCCAGCCCAGTATGAGAACAGGGGCCAGGGGGTCCCATAGCTGGGCTGTGGGGGGCAGGACAGGGGGCCACTGGAGCACGCTGGCCACAGGGGAGCGACATACACAGAGCAGGTAAAGTACCGTCAGGGGCAAGAAGACAGGTATACAGGTGGCACCTTCAAGggggaacaggaagagaccaaGGAAGTGAAGTTGGTGGAGAAGAGAATGGGTGTGAGATGGGATTGCAATATGCCTATTTAAAACTGAACAAGCAAAATGTGTTTTCTTTTTAATCAAGCAAACTCACCCAAAGTCCCCCCAAATTCCTTTTCTGCTTGTGGGGATTTTAGTTTGTTGAACTTCATTATCTGTCTCCTGTGAAAATGTTAAGAGGAGGACACTGGTAGTGTGCATGCTCAAGACAAATGTGTATAGGCAGCAATAAAGACCTTTAGCTCATATTCTCTGAATGAACTGGACCAGTATAGACTCTAGTGACTACTAGAATGTCCTACTTTATTGTTGATGTTGAGAAATAAAAACATAACTCTGCTAATATAGTTCATCTCTAGCGTAACGAGGATACGATTCGGTTGAATGACACAATGTAGACAGATACAACATAGACTGATTACATCACAGAAAAACAATTCCATGCGCATTAATAGATAGCAGCTAAATAGAACATTTTTGCGTTGGACGTAAACCAAGAACATTAAAAGGTTGTTTTTTTCCAACATCGCATAATTTATAGCGTCACTCACCTGTATTCCATATGTATACTCAAGCCAAACAAGTACAGTGCGATAAGAACGCGTGCGTAGAACTGCCCCAAAGCTTACCCCCCTGACATGACCCATCTCTAAACCAATGGGATTGAGCCATGGTCATCAGAAGAGCATGGAGAGGGGAGCGTTAAACCAATCAAATTTACACTGGGGCGGTGACCACATATATCATAGGGCCGAGAAAAGTGATGGTCAAATTGAATGTACAACTTTTTACTCTATAGCGCTCTTATTGGTTGCTAGAGACTTAACTCTTGCTTATGACGTGAGAAAGTACTCATGCAACACCTACGCAAACATTATTTCCATAATTGATGCAAAGTATGATGATTAATCAATCATGATTCAAAATGAATTGAAACACAAAGTTATTACTTAGAATGCTGACACTTTATATAACATACAGAGATGATGAA
The Oncorhynchus keta strain PuntledgeMale-10-30-2019 chromosome 11, Oket_V2, whole genome shotgun sequence genome window above contains:
- the LOC118390378 gene encoding delta(14)-sterol reductase TM7SF2-like encodes the protein MEYRRQIMKFNKLKSPQAEKEFGGTLGATCIPVFLPLTVLYLLCVCRSPVASVLQWPPVLPPTAQLWDPLAPVLILGWMALQSFFYLLPMGKVSEGMVLKDSSRLKYPINGFHALCITAVLLTLSLWLGMPLGYLFELLLPLAVCAIGVSFLLSLYLYICSFWAPHHALAQGGNTGNPLYDFFMGRELNPRIGSFDLKYFCELRPGLIGWVVINFGMLMKEVELRDSASLAMILVNSFQLLYVADALWNEEAVLTTMDIVHDGFGFMLVFGDLAWVPFTYSLQAAFLVVHPQSLSPLGATAIVTLNGAGYYIFRKSNSQKNQFRRDPTHPSVANLETIATATGKRLLVSGWWGLVRHPNYLGDLLMALAWSLPCGFNHLLPYFYVVYFTVLLIHREARDERHCRAKYGLAWDSYCRRVPYRILPYIY